The Streptomyces sp. NBC_01689 genome includes a window with the following:
- a CDS encoding DUF6531 domain-containing protein — MSVEDEAKKILLKLGLWWPDANSGSLRSAATAWRTFADAVDDVRGPVHTSASSLIHHNTGESIDAFEKFWGRYARGKDAGWLSDLAESARAMAKALDKFADAIDDAINKLWTQIGVDAAVIAGGVALAFFTAGLASGAAVAAADAIIEFGTTMGVAVSGTVAEIAAGTLIAASFGGIESVTVDLAVAQPLKMVTGLQQGFNLDEVNQAAKDGVIFGGALGAGTGVLKAGVEGAFSDTTPLLLRPPSLRPDLVDLGPAARSADRTPCVGEPIDVATGAMLMTQTDLTLPASLPLVFQRTHLSSYRGGVCFGPTWTSTLDECVQIDGEGVVFAAADGMRLVYPVPEPDVPTLPVRGARWPLRWDGKPDGVMTITDPGSGVVRTFSTPFPSGSFGVVHLPLDSWSDRNGARIDIERDVEGVPFGIRHSGGYYLAVDSSGPRITALRLLDQPPSRFGPDGPMGEGTLVMRYGYDPAGNLTEVTDSSGEPLRFSYDDQGRMTRWTDRSGTWFCYVYDERGRVVRTEGVDGILSGTLTYDDTASTTTYTDSLGHASRHRYNAEGLVVEETDALGYVTRTEWEERGAGPRSVTDPLGRTTRYDYDSAGNLIELTLPDGSVASATYTTSSLPADVVEPGGAEWRHTYDSRGNLLAVIDPIGAETRYTYDESGHLATLTDPLGHTRAVTSDSAGLPVTVTDEIGHVTTIRRDAFGRIVELTDPLGRTTRLSWTVEGRPEWRELPDGSRESWTWDAQGNLLTHSDLAGNVTHHTVAPFDIPATRTAPDGTTYTFTHDTELRLTGVTDPRGRTWSYVYDPAGHLIAETDFDGRQLAYEQDASGALVARRNGAGESLRFARDQLGRVTEQRDDSGATTVYTYAASGRLAGARNAGSEVAFVYDAAGRTIGETVNGRTTSFVHDALGRTIRRHTPSGRTSHWTYDPLGRPVVFQSDVGQMTFEYDAAGRETRRLLGDHVELSQNWDPAGRLTSQTLTDTGDGTGNRLLQHRSYAYRPDGHLTQIRELTSGTRSFELDAIGRVTRVRALGWSETYAYDTTGNLTHANAPAHEATGERTFDGTRIRSAGRTTYQHDAQGRLVRRTRVLLSGQRRTWTYAWDAEDRLTEVVTPDAERWQYLYDPLGRRIAKTRLAGDRTVTARTDFSWDGTRLAEQTSPDGRVTSWDYFPDTPRPVAQTDRTPMPRGSQESFLARLAEETTGDRDVRFHAIVTDAVGAPAELVTEEGEVTWQRRTALWGTGLPAFENAEETSTDCPLRFPGQFADAETGLHYNYFRYYDPETARYLSPDPLGLAPAPHPATYVHNPYSWSDPLGLGPCPQLRDGYGSQPAFRDDPYHPKVVDDRIRDMRDLYGIRDPRSAGMIGSNGPQITSKTLWNQGPYRIDVENPNPGQRPGQLHFQDQTNKSAKYQYNFETGEFDGIPRSLLKAVGNNPGFIAAIRKGLAALGEG, encoded by the coding sequence GTGAGCGTTGAGGACGAGGCCAAGAAGATCCTGTTGAAGCTGGGACTCTGGTGGCCGGACGCCAACTCCGGTTCCCTGCGGTCCGCGGCGACCGCCTGGCGCACCTTCGCCGACGCGGTCGACGACGTACGGGGGCCGGTGCACACGAGTGCCTCCTCCCTGATCCACCACAACACCGGTGAATCGATCGACGCGTTCGAGAAGTTCTGGGGCCGCTACGCCCGGGGCAAGGACGCCGGGTGGCTGAGCGACCTGGCCGAGTCGGCACGCGCGATGGCCAAGGCTCTGGACAAGTTCGCGGACGCCATCGACGACGCCATCAACAAACTCTGGACGCAGATCGGCGTCGACGCCGCCGTGATCGCGGGCGGGGTGGCACTGGCCTTCTTCACGGCGGGCCTCGCTTCCGGAGCCGCCGTCGCCGCGGCGGACGCCATCATCGAGTTCGGCACCACCATGGGTGTCGCCGTGTCCGGCACCGTCGCCGAGATAGCCGCGGGCACTCTGATCGCGGCCTCCTTCGGTGGGATCGAGTCGGTCACCGTCGATCTCGCCGTCGCCCAGCCGCTGAAGATGGTCACCGGACTGCAGCAGGGCTTCAACCTGGACGAGGTCAACCAGGCCGCCAAGGACGGCGTGATCTTCGGCGGTGCGCTGGGCGCGGGCACCGGCGTGCTGAAGGCGGGTGTGGAGGGCGCGTTCAGCGATACCACTCCCCTGCTGCTTCGACCGCCGTCACTCCGTCCCGATCTGGTCGATCTGGGTCCGGCGGCGCGCAGCGCCGATCGCACGCCCTGCGTCGGTGAGCCCATCGATGTGGCGACGGGCGCCATGCTGATGACCCAGACCGACCTGACACTGCCGGCCTCCCTCCCCCTCGTCTTCCAGCGCACCCATCTCTCCTCCTACCGGGGCGGCGTGTGCTTCGGCCCGACCTGGACATCCACCCTCGACGAGTGCGTACAGATCGACGGCGAGGGTGTCGTCTTCGCGGCGGCGGACGGCATGCGGCTCGTCTACCCCGTACCGGAGCCGGACGTGCCGACGCTCCCGGTGAGGGGAGCGCGCTGGCCGTTGCGCTGGGACGGCAAGCCCGACGGCGTCATGACGATCACCGACCCCGGCTCAGGTGTCGTACGCACCTTCAGCACTCCCTTCCCGTCGGGCTCCTTCGGCGTCGTCCATCTGCCGCTGGACTCCTGGAGCGACCGCAACGGTGCGCGGATAGACATCGAACGCGACGTTGAGGGCGTGCCGTTCGGCATCCGTCACTCGGGTGGGTACTACCTGGCCGTCGACAGTTCGGGCCCCCGGATCACCGCCCTGCGTCTGCTCGACCAGCCCCCCTCCCGTTTCGGCCCCGACGGCCCGATGGGCGAGGGAACGCTCGTCATGCGATACGGCTACGACCCCGCGGGCAACCTCACCGAGGTGACCGACTCCAGTGGCGAACCACTGCGGTTCAGTTACGACGACCAGGGCCGGATGACGCGATGGACCGACCGTAGCGGGACCTGGTTCTGCTACGTCTACGACGAACGTGGCCGGGTGGTCCGCACCGAGGGCGTCGACGGCATCCTCTCGGGCACGCTGACGTACGACGACACCGCGTCCACGACCACGTACACCGACTCACTGGGCCATGCCTCCCGTCACCGTTACAACGCCGAGGGTCTGGTCGTCGAGGAGACCGACGCGCTCGGATACGTCACGCGCACGGAATGGGAAGAGCGGGGTGCGGGCCCCCGCTCGGTCACCGACCCTCTGGGCCGCACGACCCGCTACGACTACGACAGCGCCGGAAACCTCATCGAGCTGACCCTGCCGGACGGGTCGGTGGCCAGCGCGACGTACACCACGTCCAGCCTACCCGCCGACGTGGTCGAGCCCGGTGGTGCCGAGTGGCGCCACACCTACGACTCCCGCGGCAACCTGCTCGCCGTGATCGACCCGATCGGCGCCGAGACGCGGTACACGTATGACGAGTCCGGTCATCTGGCCACCCTGACCGATCCCCTCGGCCACACGCGTGCGGTCACTTCCGACTCCGCCGGGCTCCCTGTGACGGTCACCGACGAGATCGGGCATGTCACCACCATCCGTCGCGACGCCTTCGGCCGGATCGTGGAACTCACCGATCCGCTGGGCCGCACGACACGGCTGAGCTGGACGGTCGAGGGGCGCCCGGAGTGGCGTGAGCTCCCTGACGGCTCAAGAGAATCATGGACCTGGGACGCCCAGGGCAACCTCCTGACCCACAGCGACCTTGCGGGGAACGTCACCCATCACACGGTCGCCCCTTTCGACATCCCCGCCACACGTACCGCGCCGGACGGCACGACCTACACGTTCACACATGACACGGAGCTGCGCCTTACAGGCGTCACCGACCCGCGGGGCCGAACATGGTCGTACGTCTACGACCCGGCGGGCCACCTCATCGCGGAGACCGACTTCGACGGAAGGCAACTCGCCTACGAACAGGACGCGTCGGGCGCTCTTGTCGCACGTCGCAACGGCGCGGGCGAGTCACTGCGCTTCGCACGGGACCAGCTCGGCCGGGTCACCGAGCAGCGTGACGACAGCGGCGCGACGACGGTCTACACCTACGCTGCAAGCGGTCGTCTGGCCGGTGCGCGCAACGCGGGATCTGAAGTCGCTTTCGTGTACGACGCAGCGGGCCGCACCATCGGTGAGACCGTCAACGGCCGCACGACTTCCTTCGTCCACGACGCCCTGGGGCGCACCATCCGTCGCCACACGCCGTCCGGACGCACCTCGCACTGGACCTACGATCCGCTGGGCCGCCCGGTCGTCTTCCAATCGGACGTTGGACAAATGACGTTCGAATACGACGCGGCAGGCCGGGAGACGCGGCGCCTTCTCGGCGATCACGTGGAGCTCTCCCAGAACTGGGACCCCGCAGGACGTCTCACGTCCCAGACGCTGACCGACACCGGAGACGGCACGGGCAACCGGCTTCTCCAGCATCGCTCCTACGCCTATCGCCCCGATGGTCATCTCACTCAGATCCGTGAACTCACCTCAGGCACACGGTCATTCGAACTGGATGCCATCGGCCGAGTCACCCGGGTTCGCGCACTCGGCTGGAGCGAGACCTACGCCTACGACACCACGGGCAACCTCACGCACGCCAACGCCCCGGCTCACGAAGCCACCGGCGAGCGCACCTTCGACGGCACTCGTATCCGCAGTGCCGGTCGCACGACGTACCAGCACGACGCCCAGGGCCGACTCGTGCGCAGGACTCGTGTGCTCTTGAGCGGGCAGCGGCGCACGTGGACGTACGCGTGGGATGCCGAGGACCGGCTGACCGAGGTGGTCACCCCGGACGCCGAGCGTTGGCAGTACCTGTACGACCCCCTCGGCCGCCGGATCGCCAAGACGCGTCTCGCCGGGGACCGCACCGTCACCGCGCGCACGGACTTCTCCTGGGACGGCACCCGCCTGGCGGAGCAGACCTCACCTGACGGCCGCGTGACGTCCTGGGACTATTTCCCCGACACCCCGCGGCCGGTCGCCCAGACCGACCGCACACCCATGCCGCGCGGCTCGCAGGAGTCCTTCCTCGCCCGGCTGGCGGAGGAGACCACGGGCGACCGTGACGTCCGCTTCCACGCGATCGTCACGGATGCCGTGGGCGCCCCCGCCGAACTGGTCACCGAGGAAGGCGAGGTGACCTGGCAACGGCGTACCGCTCTGTGGGGCACAGGTCTCCCTGCCTTCGAGAACGCAGAAGAAACGAGCACCGATTGCCCGCTGCGCTTTCCCGGCCAGTTCGCCGACGCGGAAACGGGCCTCCACTACAACTACTTCCGTTACTACGACCCCGAAACCGCGCGCTATCTCTCGCCCGACCCTCTCGGTCTGGCGCCGGCCCCCCATCCGGCCACGTACGTGCACAACCCGTACTCCTGGTCGGACCCGCTCGGCCTGGGACCCTGTCCGCAGCTCAGGGACGGGTATGGTTCCCAGCCCGCCTTCAGGGACGATCCGTACCATCCGAAGGTCGTGGACGACCGCATCCGGGACATGCGGGACCTCTACGGAATTCGTGACCCCCGGTCCGCCGGAATGATCGGCTCCAACGGGCCGCAGATCACCAGCAAGACCCTCTGGAATCAGGGTCCCTATCGCATCGACGTAGAAAATCCCAACCCGGGCCAACGTCCGGGGCAGCTGCATTTCCAGGACCAAACGAACAAGAGCGCAAAATACCAGTACAATTTCGAGACCGGAGAGTTCGACGGGATCCCTCGTTCACTGTTGAAGGCCGTGGGGAACAATCCGGGATTCATCGCCGCCATCAGAAAGGGACTCGCCGCTCTGGGCGAGGGATAG
- a CDS encoding GNAT family N-acetyltransferase: protein MEIALRPVHDSDLPVFYRQLNDPESLRTAAFTPADPADREAFDAHWKRVRASSAVLRAVLVDGDVVGSAAVYGEPGEREVTYWIDRFHWGRGIATAALRGLLAEVPERPLRARAAADNTGSLRVLEKCGFQVTGRDRGYAHARGEETDEVLLTLGR, encoded by the coding sequence ATGGAGATCGCGCTCCGCCCGGTGCACGACAGCGACCTGCCGGTCTTCTACCGGCAGCTCAACGACCCGGAGTCCCTCCGGACGGCCGCCTTCACCCCCGCGGACCCGGCGGACCGGGAGGCCTTCGACGCCCACTGGAAGCGGGTCCGCGCCTCGTCCGCCGTGCTCCGCGCGGTCCTCGTGGACGGCGACGTCGTGGGCAGCGCCGCGGTGTACGGGGAACCCGGAGAGCGCGAGGTCACCTACTGGATCGACCGGTTCCACTGGGGCCGGGGCATCGCCACGGCCGCGCTGCGGGGACTGCTGGCCGAGGTCCCCGAACGGCCGCTGCGCGCGCGGGCGGCGGCCGACAACACGGGGTCGCTGCGGGTCCTGGAGAAGTGCGGCTTCCAGGTGACGGGGCGGGACCGGGGGTACGCCCACGCGCGCGGCGAGGAGACGGACGAGGTCCTCCTCACCCTGGGGCGATGA
- a CDS encoding NCS2 family permease, which produces MSEAQKTAEPPSAVPPAANGVDRYFKISERGSTFGREIRGGFATFFTMAYILVLNPIILGSAKDKFGHHLDSGQLVTATALVAAVMTVVMGVGGNLPLAIAAGLGLNAVVAFQIAPLMSWPDAMGLVVIEGVIICVLVLTGLREAVMNAIPQQLKHAIGVGIGLFIAFIGFVDAGFVSRIPDVANTTVPVQLGATGSLTGWPVLVFCLGVLLTIGLMARKVKGAILISIVTMTVVAVIINSAADIKSWGLTTPKIPSDVVAAPDFGLVGHFSLFGGFGETGALTVVLLIFTLILSDFFDAMGTIVGISAEAGLLDEEGKVPGIGRVLFIDGAAAVAGGAASASSNTAYIESAAGVGEGSRTGFSNLVTGGMFALALFLTPLLTIVPLQAAAPALVAVGFLMMTQVKHIAWDDYEIAIPAFLTIAAMPFSYSITNGIGAGFVAYVLIKAVLGKLREVHWLLWAVSALFLVYFAIDPVRQLFGVK; this is translated from the coding sequence TTGTCCGAAGCGCAGAAGACCGCAGAGCCCCCGAGTGCCGTGCCACCGGCGGCGAACGGCGTCGACCGGTACTTCAAGATATCCGAGCGGGGTTCCACGTTCGGCCGGGAGATACGCGGCGGATTCGCCACGTTCTTCACGATGGCCTACATCCTTGTCCTGAATCCGATCATCCTCGGCAGCGCCAAGGACAAGTTCGGCCACCACCTCGACAGCGGCCAACTCGTCACCGCCACCGCCCTGGTGGCCGCGGTGATGACCGTCGTCATGGGCGTGGGCGGCAACCTGCCGCTCGCGATCGCGGCGGGCCTCGGGCTGAACGCCGTCGTGGCCTTCCAGATCGCCCCGCTGATGAGCTGGCCCGACGCCATGGGCCTGGTGGTCATCGAAGGCGTGATCATCTGTGTGCTGGTCCTCACCGGACTGCGCGAAGCGGTCATGAACGCCATCCCGCAACAGCTGAAGCACGCCATCGGTGTCGGCATCGGACTCTTCATCGCCTTCATCGGCTTCGTGGACGCCGGGTTCGTCAGCCGCATCCCGGACGTCGCGAACACCACCGTGCCCGTGCAGCTGGGCGCGACGGGCTCGCTGACCGGCTGGCCCGTCCTGGTCTTCTGCCTCGGCGTGCTGCTCACCATCGGACTGATGGCGCGCAAGGTGAAGGGCGCCATCCTGATCAGCATCGTGACGATGACCGTGGTCGCCGTGATCATCAACTCGGCCGCCGACATCAAGAGCTGGGGCCTGACCACACCGAAGATCCCCTCCGACGTGGTCGCCGCGCCGGACTTCGGTCTCGTCGGTCACTTCAGCCTGTTCGGCGGCTTCGGTGAGACCGGAGCCCTGACGGTCGTCCTGCTGATCTTCACGCTCATCCTGTCGGACTTCTTCGACGCCATGGGCACGATCGTCGGCATCAGCGCCGAGGCCGGGCTGCTCGACGAGGAGGGCAAGGTGCCGGGCATCGGCCGGGTGCTGTTCATCGACGGCGCCGCGGCGGTCGCGGGCGGCGCGGCCTCCGCCTCGTCCAACACCGCTTACATCGAGTCCGCGGCGGGCGTCGGCGAGGGCTCGCGGACCGGCTTCTCGAACCTGGTCACCGGCGGCATGTTCGCCCTCGCCCTCTTCCTGACCCCGTTGCTCACCATCGTTCCGCTCCAGGCCGCGGCGCCCGCCCTCGTCGCGGTCGGCTTCCTGATGATGACCCAGGTCAAGCACATCGCGTGGGACGACTACGAGATCGCGATCCCGGCGTTCCTCACCATCGCGGCGATGCCGTTCTCCTACTCGATCACCAACGGCATCGGCGCGGGCTTCGTCGCCTACGTCCTGATCAAGGCGGTGCTCGGCAAGCTCCGGGAGGTCCACTGGCTGCTGTGGGCCGTGTCGGCGCTGTTCCTCGTGTACTTCGCGATCGACCCGGTCAGGCAGCTGTTCGGCGTCAAGTGA
- a CDS encoding IclR family transcriptional regulator has product MSAGETGGGAQVKSAVRTVELLEYFAGRPGMHSLAAVQEAVGYPKSSLYMLLRTLVELGWVETDATGTRYGIGVRALLVGTSYIDGDEVVAAARPTLDRLSDDTTETIHLARLDGTNVVYLATRQSQHYLRPFTRVGRRLPAHSTSLGKALLATHTDEQVRKMLPETLPALTEHTITDRERLIGELHQVREQGFAVDREENTLGLRCFGVAIPYRTPARDAISCSVPVARLTPAHEQTVKDALFDARDRLTLATRRL; this is encoded by the coding sequence ATGTCGGCAGGCGAGACAGGCGGCGGAGCACAGGTCAAGTCCGCGGTACGGACCGTGGAATTGCTCGAGTACTTCGCGGGGCGTCCCGGAATGCACTCCCTGGCCGCGGTCCAGGAGGCCGTCGGATATCCGAAGTCCAGCCTGTACATGCTGTTGCGCACCCTCGTGGAGCTCGGCTGGGTGGAGACGGACGCGACGGGCACGCGGTACGGCATCGGCGTACGCGCCCTGCTGGTCGGCACCTCGTACATCGACGGCGACGAGGTGGTGGCCGCGGCCCGGCCCACCCTGGACCGGCTGTCGGACGACACGACCGAGACCATCCACCTCGCCCGCCTGGACGGCACGAACGTCGTCTACCTGGCCACCCGCCAGTCCCAGCACTACCTGCGCCCCTTCACCAGGGTCGGCCGCCGCCTCCCGGCGCACTCCACCTCGCTCGGCAAGGCGCTGCTCGCCACCCACACCGACGAGCAGGTGCGCAAGATGCTCCCGGAGACGCTCCCCGCGCTCACCGAGCACACCATCACCGACCGGGAGCGGCTCATCGGGGAGCTGCACCAGGTACGGGAGCAGGGCTTCGCCGTGGACCGCGAGGAGAACACGCTGGGGCTGCGCTGCTTCGGCGTCGCGATCCCGTACCGCACCCCGGCCCGTGACGCGATCAGCTGCTCGGTGCCGGTCGCCCGGCTCACCCCCGCGCACGAGCAGACGGTGAAGGACGCGCTGTTCGACGCCCGCGACCGGCTGACCCTCGCCACCCGGAGGCTCTGA
- a CDS encoding aldehyde dehydrogenase (NADP(+)): protein MAAAPVWSVDPRTGKQREQVAVEATAQEVDETVRAAHAARGALVDRTVRAAFLRTAADLLEGARDQLVEAADAETALGPVRLTGELARTCYQLRAFGDIVDEGAFLDVVINHPDDTATPPIPDLRRYKVPLGVVAVYSASNFPFAFSVAGGDTASALAAGCPVVVKAHPDHPALSELVAAVLRRAAGRHGIPVGVVGLVHGFEAGVELVRHPLVAAAGFTGSVRGGRALFDAAAARPVPIPFHGELGSLNPVVVTEAAAAERAEAIGAGLAGSMTLGVGQFCVKPGLVLAPASAAGDRLVKSLTDAVSNTDAGVLLDHRMRDNFVAGVTERAELPGVEAPVTPGAGGEHTVSPGFLTVPAEKLTTAGEHDLLLEECFGPLTVLVRYEDDSEARAVLSRLPGNLTATVQLSAEEAAGQGRGAEILAELTPLAGRVLVNGWPTGVAVAPAQHHGGPYPATTSTSTSVGGTAIERWLRPVAYQGAPEALLPAELRDDNPLGLPRRFNGRLER from the coding sequence GTGGCAGCAGCACCAGTCTGGAGTGTCGACCCCCGTACCGGGAAGCAGCGCGAGCAGGTTGCGGTGGAGGCCACAGCCCAGGAGGTCGACGAGACCGTCCGCGCCGCGCACGCCGCGCGGGGAGCCCTCGTGGACCGCACCGTGCGCGCGGCCTTCCTGCGGACCGCCGCGGACCTCCTCGAAGGGGCCAGGGACCAGCTCGTCGAGGCCGCCGACGCGGAGACCGCGCTCGGCCCGGTCCGGCTCACCGGCGAACTCGCCCGCACCTGCTACCAGTTGCGGGCCTTCGGGGACATCGTCGACGAGGGCGCGTTCCTCGACGTCGTGATCAACCACCCCGACGACACGGCGACCCCGCCGATCCCGGACCTGCGCCGCTACAAGGTGCCGCTGGGCGTCGTCGCGGTCTACTCGGCCTCGAACTTCCCCTTCGCCTTCTCGGTCGCCGGCGGCGACACCGCGAGCGCGCTCGCGGCCGGCTGCCCGGTCGTGGTCAAGGCGCACCCCGACCATCCCGCGCTCTCCGAGCTGGTCGCGGCCGTCCTGCGCCGCGCCGCCGGCCGGCACGGCATCCCGGTGGGGGTCGTCGGTCTGGTGCACGGCTTCGAGGCGGGCGTCGAACTCGTCCGGCACCCGCTGGTCGCGGCGGCCGGCTTCACCGGGTCCGTCCGTGGCGGCCGGGCGCTCTTCGACGCGGCGGCCGCGCGCCCCGTGCCGATCCCCTTCCACGGCGAACTCGGCTCCCTGAACCCCGTCGTCGTCACCGAGGCCGCGGCGGCCGAGCGGGCCGAGGCGATCGGTGCCGGACTCGCGGGTTCGATGACGCTGGGCGTCGGCCAGTTCTGTGTGAAGCCCGGCCTGGTGCTGGCCCCGGCGAGCGCGGCGGGCGACCGTCTGGTCAAGTCCCTCACGGACGCGGTCAGCAACACCGACGCGGGTGTCCTCCTCGACCACCGCATGCGCGACAACTTCGTCGCCGGCGTCACCGAGCGCGCCGAACTGCCGGGTGTGGAGGCCCCGGTGACGCCCGGCGCGGGCGGCGAGCACACGGTGAGCCCCGGCTTCCTGACCGTCCCGGCGGAGAAGCTCACGACAGCCGGCGAGCACGACCTCCTCCTGGAGGAGTGCTTCGGCCCGCTCACGGTGCTCGTCCGCTACGAGGACGACTCCGAGGCGCGCGCGGTCCTGTCCCGGCTGCCCGGCAACCTCACCGCGACCGTGCAGCTCTCCGCCGAGGAGGCGGCGGGCCAGGGCCGCGGCGCCGAGATCCTCGCCGAGCTGACACCGCTCGCCGGACGCGTCCTGGTCAACGGCTGGCCGACCGGCGTCGCCGTCGCCCCGGCCCAGCACCACGGCGGCCCGTACCCCGCCACGACGTCCACGTCGACCTCCGTCGGCGGTACGGCGATCGAGCGGTGGCTGCGGCCGGTCGCCTATCAGGGCGCTCCCGAGGCGCTGCTGCCGGCCGAACTGCGGGACGACAACCCGCTGGGCCTGCCGCGCCGCTTCAACGGGCGGCTGGAGCGCTGA
- a CDS encoding HAD family acid phosphatase, which yields MRKSLRAAAVGAACVVAGAALYGTGVATAGQSTANSTHEPYNIGVLVKDIDTYYGTTLDSNGVYQASATSRYAKDLARLESDARRHIDKAAHTARHRGEKPAVVFDIDDTLLLSLDYEKKTNYTYNSATWASYVAQADRPAVFGTPELVAYAKSKGVEIFYNSGLKESQRADAVTNLKRVGVDVDLDAAHMFLKDAANPPAYLSSCATAAAWNCTTVQYKAGTRQHIESLGYDIVANFGDQYSDLDGGYADKTYKLPNPTYFVS from the coding sequence ATGCGGAAGTCCCTGAGAGCGGCGGCCGTCGGTGCCGCCTGTGTCGTCGCCGGTGCCGCCCTGTACGGCACGGGTGTCGCCACCGCCGGGCAGTCCACGGCGAACTCGACCCATGAGCCGTACAACATCGGGGTGTTGGTCAAGGACATCGACACCTACTACGGCACCACGCTCGACAGCAACGGCGTGTACCAGGCCTCGGCCACCAGCCGGTACGCCAAGGACCTGGCACGTCTGGAGTCCGACGCCAGGCGCCACATCGACAAGGCGGCCCACACGGCGCGGCACCGGGGTGAGAAGCCCGCGGTCGTCTTCGACATCGACGACACGCTGCTGCTCTCCCTCGACTACGAGAAGAAGACCAACTACACGTACAACTCGGCCACCTGGGCGTCGTACGTGGCCCAGGCCGACCGTCCGGCCGTCTTCGGCACGCCCGAGCTCGTCGCGTACGCGAAGTCCAAGGGCGTCGAGATCTTCTACAACTCGGGCCTGAAGGAGTCGCAGCGCGCCGACGCGGTCACGAACCTGAAGAGGGTCGGCGTCGACGTCGACCTCGACGCCGCGCACATGTTCCTCAAGGACGCCGCCAACCCGCCCGCGTACCTGAGCTCCTGCGCCACGGCCGCCGCCTGGAACTGCACGACCGTGCAGTACAAGGCCGGCACCCGTCAGCACATCGAGTCCCTCGGGTACGACATCGTCGCCAACTTCGGCGACCAGTACTCGGACCTCGACGGCGGCTACGCGGACAAGACGTACAAGCTGCCGAACCCGACGTACTTCGTCAGCTGA
- a CDS encoding peptidoglycan D,D-transpeptidase FtsI family protein, which produces MNKTIRRAAVFTLLLVLALLVRATWVQFYDGRALADDKNNRRNAIEQYAHPLGNIIVAGNAITGSAQTKGGDLRYKRTYTDGSLYAAVTGFSSQVFGATQLEGIYRDLLDGTDNRLKNPLDTVTDKRADPGDVVTTIDPDVQKAAYRALGGKKGGAVAIDPRTGRILAAVSTPSYDPSLLSAGDSAAWTKLTKDADKPMTNRALRQPLPPGSTFKLVVAAAALEDGLYPDVDTKTASPNPYTLPGTTTVLKNESASAPCANAPIRVALQYSCNNVFAKMAVDLGQDKLRAMAEKFGFNDASQDVPVRAYPSVYPSGMDRSSTALTGIGQFDVTATPLQMAMVSAAIDNGGKLVSPHMVAQTSDSGGNVVENYDDRTVTKQVVSSSTAEQLQSAMRTVVEDGTGTNARIPGATVGGKTGTAQHGENNSKTPYAWFTSYAKSDSNGKEVAVAVMVEQSDAARSEVSGNGLAAPVARAMMRAALKD; this is translated from the coding sequence ATGAACAAGACGATCAGGCGTGCCGCCGTCTTCACTCTGCTGCTCGTGCTCGCCCTGCTGGTCAGGGCGACCTGGGTGCAGTTCTACGACGGCAGGGCACTCGCGGACGACAAGAACAACCGGCGGAACGCGATCGAGCAGTACGCGCACCCGCTCGGGAACATCATCGTGGCCGGGAACGCGATCACCGGTTCCGCGCAGACGAAGGGCGGCGACCTCAGGTACAAGCGCACGTACACCGACGGCAGCCTGTACGCGGCCGTCACCGGCTTCAGCTCGCAGGTGTTCGGGGCGACCCAGCTGGAGGGCATCTACCGGGACCTCCTGGACGGTACGGACAACCGGCTCAAGAACCCTCTCGACACGGTCACCGACAAGCGCGCCGACCCGGGTGACGTGGTCACGACGATCGACCCGGACGTGCAGAAGGCGGCCTACCGGGCGCTGGGCGGCAAGAAGGGCGGGGCCGTCGCGATCGACCCCAGGACCGGCAGGATCCTCGCCGCCGTCTCCACCCCCTCGTACGACCCCTCGCTGCTGAGCGCCGGCGACTCCGCCGCCTGGACGAAGCTCACGAAGGACGCGGACAAGCCGATGACCAACCGGGCCCTGCGCCAGCCGCTGCCCCCGGGGTCGACGTTCAAGCTGGTCGTCGCCGCGGCCGCGCTGGAGGACGGGCTGTACCCGGACGTGGACACGAAGACGGCCAGCCCGAACCCGTACACCCTGCCGGGCACGACGACCGTCCTGAAGAACGAGAGCGCCTCCGCGCCCTGTGCGAACGCCCCGATCCGGGTCGCGCTGCAGTACTCCTGCAACAACGTCTTCGCGAAGATGGCCGTCGACCTCGGCCAGGACAAGCTGCGGGCGATGGCGGAGAAGTTCGGCTTCAACGACGCCTCGCAGGACGTGCCGGTGCGGGCCTACCCGAGCGTCTACCCCTCGGGCATGGACAGGTCGTCCACGGCGCTGACGGGCATCGGCCAGTTCGACGTGACCGCGACCCCGCTCCAGATGGCGATGGTGTCGGCGGCCATTGACAACGGCGGCAAGCTGGTGTCGCCGCACATGGTGGCGCAGACCAGTGATTCCGGCGGCAACGTGGTGGAGAACTACGACGACCGTACGGTGACCAAGCAGGTCGTCAGCTCCTCGACCGCCGAGCAGCTCCAGTCCGCGATGCGCACGGTCGTCGAGGACGGCACGGGCACGAACGCGCGGATCCCGGGCGCGACCGTGGGCGGCAAGACGGGCACGGCCCAGCACGGCGAGAACAACAGCAAGACGCCCTACGCGTGGTTCACGTCGTACGCGAAGTCCGACTCGAACGGCAAGGAGGTCGCCGTCGCGGTCATGGTCGAGCAGTCCGACGCGGCCCGTTCCGAGGTCAGCGGCAACGGACTGGCGGCCCCGGTCGCCCGCGCGATGATGCGGGCGGCGCTGAAGGACTGA